A segment of the Calditerricola satsumensis genome:
AAACCTGCGCCATTCTTTTGGTACGGTATCCTCGGAACCCCACAGAACCAGAACATCCGCGCGGAGGGAAATCGCGTGACCGTTTTCAACATGATGGAAATCCTCGCGAAGGAGATTCTCGACCGCCACTGGGACCATCTGGGCATGCCGTGTTCCTGCGCCACGTGCCGCAACGATGTGCTTGCCCTCTTGCTCAACGCGTTGCCGCCGCGGTACGTGTCAACCGAGAAGGGGCAGATGTTCGTCAAGGCGGCGGCCCTGAACGAGCAGTTTCGCGTCGACCTCCTGCAGGAGCTGTACCGCGCCGCCCGCGCGGTGGCCGCCCGGCCGTCGCACCCGCTGGCGGGTGAAAACGGCGCCTAACCACCGCCGAAGCAGGCTACAAGGACACGCCTACGAGGCGGCCGATGCGGGAGAGGTCGAGGTGTTCAGCCACGGCATCCGCCAGCCGGTCAAAGGCTTCTTCCTTGCGGCGGGCTATGGAGACGCCCGTTTCCACCGGCGGCAGACCCTTTTGGACGCGCAAGCCGTTAAGAAAGCGGCGGCGGAAGCGGTCGTTGTGGAACAGGTCGTGGATGTACGTGCCCCACACCCGGCCGTCGCGCGACACGGCCCCCAAGAGCCCCGTCTCTTCGCCGGAAGCCACCGCGCCGTCCGGGCGCAGAAAGGCGTGGCAGGGGCCCGCCTTCCGGGTGACGCCCATGCGGATCTCGTACCCGGAAACGCGCTGCCCGTCGAGATCCTGCCAGCCCGGCAGCGGGAGGGTGATGACCGCCGTGGTGCGCACCGTACGCTTGTGCGGGGTCAGCTCCGTTTCCACGGGAAGCCACCCCAGGCCGGCCACCGCCCCCCGCGCCGACTCGACGCCGTGCGGGTCGGCAATGCGCAACCCGAGCATCTGAAAGCCCCCGCACAGGCCGACAAGCGTTCCCGCGCCGCGGCCAAACCATGCGCGGAGCGCCTCGGCCAAGCCGGTGTCGACAAGGTAGGCCAGGTCCTCGGCGGTGTTTTTCGACCCCGGCAGGATGACGAGATCGGGATCACCCAGGGCCGCGGGGCGGGACACGTAGCGCACCCGGCAGTCGGGCTCCGCCTCCAGCGCATCGAGATCGGTGAAGTTGGCCGTGCGCGGGTAGACGAGCACGACGATGTCGAGGAAGTCGCGGCGGCTCGCTGGCCACGGCGGCCCGCCGCCCACGCGCCGCTCTAAGACGACGGAATCTTCCGCGTCGATGGCCAGGTCGGAGAGGTAGGGCAGCACGCCGAAGACCGGCTTGCCCGTTCGCGCCTCCAGCCAGCGCAACCCCGGCTCGAGCAGCGTTTTGTCGCCACGAAACTTGTTGACGACAAACCCGGCCACGCGGCGCGCCTCCTCGGCGGTCAGGCAGGCCAGCGTGCCGACAAAGGCGGCAAACACCCCGCCGCGGTCGATGTCGCCCACCAAAAGCACCGGCGCGTCGGCATGCTCGGCCACGCGCATGTTCACGAGGTCGCGGTCCTTCAGGTTAACCTCCGCCGGGCTCCCCGCCCCCTCGATGATGACCAGATCAAAGGCCTCGCGCAACCGGCGGA
Coding sequences within it:
- a CDS encoding late competence development ComFB family protein yields the protein MTVFNMMEILAKEILDRHWDHLGMPCSCATCRNDVLALLLNALPPRYVSTEKGQMFVKAAALNEQFRVDLLQELYRAARAVAARPSHPLAGENGA
- a CDS encoding cobyric acid synthase, whose product is MALAKTLMVQGTASDVGKSVLVTALCRLFARKGLRVAPFKAQNMALNAYVTADGLEIGRAQGVQAEAAGVPACVEMNPILIKPTGEQTAQVVLLGRPLGNFSARAYRAELHERAWAAITASLRRLREAFDLVIIEGAGSPAEVNLKDRDLVNMRVAEHADAPVLLVGDIDRGGVFAAFVGTLACLTAEEARRVAGFVVNKFRGDKTLLEPGLRWLEARTGKPVFGVLPYLSDLAIDAEDSVVLERRVGGGPPWPASRRDFLDIVVLVYPRTANFTDLDALEAEPDCRVRYVSRPAALGDPDLVILPGSKNTAEDLAYLVDTGLAEALRAWFGRGAGTLVGLCGGFQMLGLRIADPHGVESARGAVAGLGWLPVETELTPHKRTVRTTAVITLPLPGWQDLDGQRVSGYEIRMGVTRKAGPCHAFLRPDGAVASGEETGLLGAVSRDGRVWGTYIHDLFHNDRFRRRFLNGLRVQKGLPPVETGVSIARRKEEAFDRLADAVAEHLDLSRIGRLVGVSL